CGATGAGATGCCCCATGCGGTCATTGATGCTTTTAAACCCGTCCAGGTCGATAAAAAGAAGCCCAACCATAATCTTCTCGCGGTTCGCTTCGTTAATGGCATGGTTCAACCTGTCGAAAAATAATACCCTGTTAGGTATATCCGTCAACAAATCAAAATGCGCCATATGTTCCAGGCGCTGTTCCGCCCTTTTTCGCTCTGTAATATCGCGGGATATTAATACATATCCAATCAGCCTGTTCCTCTTGTCCCAGATTCCCGAAAGCCTTGACTCTATAAAACAGGTCCCGTCTTTCTTTTGCTGTTCAATCATAAAATCATAATCGCCTTTATCCTGTATCAGCGCCATTGCGCGGTTAAACCGTATTTCTTCCAGGTTTTCTTTTTCAAGAATTTTCTTAAGGTCTGTTTTGGAAAGTTTTTCAACATTGTATCCAAAAATGTTTTCCGCGGCGGGATTACAATATAATATTTGAAAATCTAAATGTGAGGCAATAATGGCCATATTTGTGGAGGAAGACAAAATATTTTCAAGGTATGCTGTTTTTTCAATAAGGTCATTTTCTGTTTCCTCGAGCATTTTTTCTTTCTGGCTGATAATATCCTTCAAAAATTCGATGTATTTTGCCTCGAGTCCCTTGACAATGTCATACTGGGTAATCAAACCGGTAATAATTCCTTTATCGTCAACCACCACAAGCCTACGGATCCTGTTATGATTCATCATTTTAACTGCCCTGTATAAAGGAATCTTCGCGTTGACCGTTATCACAGGGGAGCTCATTACCTTATCAACTGTCAATGTTTTCAGATCGACTCCCCTGTTATATAAATCCACTACATCCCGCTCGGTAAAAATACCGATTGGTTTTTTGTCTCTTTCCACGATTATACAACTGAAAGAATGGTCGGCCATTTTCGATATAATATCAGGCAGTAAACTGTTTTCCGGGACCGTAGTCAGGTTTTTTGTCATTATCTTTGAAATGTCCTTGATGTCAAAGAAATATTCAAGGCCGAGATTGCTTATGATATCCGTCTGGGTTATTATCCCGACGGTATTATCATCCTCATCAATCACAACGAGGTGCCGTATATTATTGTTTATAAGCAGGTCATATAATTCATAAATATTAATGTCTTTTTTAACCGTTACTAAAGACTTTGACATTAATTTTTCTATTTTTATTTTCCCATGGTCGGTATTCCTGCACAAATATTTGACCATGTCCCTTTCCGTAAAAATCCCAACCGGTTTTTTATTTTCAGTTACAACCACACAACTTATATTTTTCTTGCGCATAATCAAAACCACATCCGATAAAATTGTTTCAGGCGGGACACAAATAACATCTGAAGCCAAAATATTTTTAATAAATTTATTCTTCATATTGCAGTCCTTTCTATCTACTAATTATCGGAGCAAAATTATGAGATATTAAATTTAGAATTTCACTTCAGGTACGGCTAAATCCTTTTTCTCCGGCTCATAATAAGGCGCTTCCCTTAATCCTTTAAAACCGGCGAATATGTTCCCGGGTATCCTGCGGATATACGTATTAAAATCATTAACGCTCTGGTTAAATCTCATCCGTTCCACCGCGATACGGTTTTCCGTCCCGGCTAATTCATCCTGGAGGCGTATAAAATTCTGGTCAGCTTTAATGTTGGGATAGTTTTCCACAATCAAAAGCAGCCTTGAAAGCGCGCCTTCCAATCCGCGGGCTGCTTCAATTTTTTCATTAATCGGGGCGCTCCTGTCAAACGCGCCAGCAAGTTTACTTCTTGCTTCCGCCACTTCGTTTATTATTTTTTCCTCGTGGGCCGCGAAACCTTTAACGGTGCTTACGAGGTTCGGCACAAGATCGCTTCTCCGTTTTAACTGGTTTTCCACCTGCGCCCATGAAGCCTTAATTGCTTCATCTTTTGTTACCACCGTATTTAACCCGCCGATGAAAAACAGCGCACCCAGTATGATTATCGCAACAATTGAACCTATGATAATTCCCATTTTGCCAAACATTTATATTCCTCCTCTTTATCTTTAAATCAGATTTTACCACTTTATAAAGTATTTGTAAATTTTTAAAATCCCCTGCCCGCCCCGCCGCCTCCGCTGAAACCTCCCCCAAACCCGCCGAAACCGCCTCCAAAACCTCCCCCGCCCCCTCCTCCAAAACCGCCCCCGCCAAATCCGCCGCCCCAATATCCTCCTCCGGTGAAAGGCCCGCTGCGGTATGGCCTTTGGAACTTCTTTCCAATAAAAGAAAAAATAACAACAATAAAAATAATTAAAATAAAGAAAACAAAGTTTTTTTCATCCTCAAAATTATTCTTGGCACCGTTAATTTTATGTTCTTTTTTTATTAAGTCTACAACTCCTATTGTCCCATTTTTCAACCCGGAGCTGAAGTCACCCGTTTTAAAGTATGGAATCATCGCCTGATCAATAATCCGTCCTGCCAACCCGTCAGGAATAACCCCTTCCAAACCATATCCGACTTCTATTTTTACCTTTCTTTCTTTTACCGCAAGAAGGATTAAGACACCTGTATCTTTCCCTTTTTCCCCTATCTTCCATTTTTCAAAAAGTTTTACCGCGTATTCTTCAATTGTCTCATCCCCAATCGTAGATAAGGTTACCACGGCAACCTCCGCTTTTGTTTTATCTTTCAAGTCCTGTATCAGACTGGACATTTGCCTGCTGTCATCAACGGAGATCACGTTCGCGAAATCACTGACATACCCGGCAGGAGACGGATAATCCGGTCCAGCGCCGGTAACCTGATTTTTAAAAGACAAAATAAATATAAACAAAATTAAAAACAGATTATTTCTTTTCATGCAAATCCTGAATTCCCTATTTCAATCATATTTTTCATAATTTGTCCGTGGCACCGGCAAGCTTTGTCAACAGGGTTAAATATTTTTCCAAAAAGGCCGCCGCGTCTTTGCCGTCTATTTTCCCATCGCCTTTTCTGTCACTCAAAACAGTAAATAAAACTCCGGCATCCAGCCCAAATTCCTTACACAATAAATCAATAATATCTTTTCTGTCCCGTGGCGGAATTTTATTCTTTAACCTGATCAAATTTTTAAATATGGGGATAAAGGAAGAAAATGTCGAACTGATTATTTTTTCAATTTCTTTCGGCTGCGTCCCGCGTTCCAGGTAAATCTGGCGTAAACGGATAATTTTCCCCTTTAATTCTGATTCACATTGCAGCCTTAAATTTTTCAAAGAAATCTCTAAATCCAAAAATAAGTCCCGCCCCCATAATAAAACATGATTTTCTTTTATATCCAGAAACTCTACAGGGAAAACGTCCGCTGAATTTTTTATTTCCTCAGGTGTAAAAATAAGAGGCGGCACCAAACC
Above is a window of bacterium DNA encoding:
- a CDS encoding TPM domain-containing protein translates to MKRNNLFLILFIFILSFKNQVTGAGPDYPSPAGYVSDFANVISVDDSRQMSSLIQDLKDKTKAEVAVVTLSTIGDETIEEYAVKLFEKWKIGEKGKDTGVLILLAVKERKVKIEVGYGLEGVIPDGLAGRIIDQAMIPYFKTGDFSSGLKNGTIGVVDLIKKEHKINGAKNNFEDEKNFVFFILIIFIVVIFSFIGKKFQRPYRSGPFTGGGYWGGGFGGGGFGGGGGGGFGGGFGGFGGGFSGGGGAGRGF
- a CDS encoding LemA family protein: MFGKMGIIIGSIVAIIILGALFFIGGLNTVVTKDEAIKASWAQVENQLKRRSDLVPNLVSTVKGFAAHEEKIINEVAEARSKLAGAFDRSAPINEKIEAARGLEGALSRLLLIVENYPNIKADQNFIRLQDELAGTENRIAVERMRFNQSVNDFNTYIRRIPGNIFAGFKGLREAPYYEPEKKDLAVPEVKF
- a CDS encoding CBS domain-containing protein, giving the protein MKNKFIKNILASDVICVPPETILSDVVLIMRKKNISCVVVTENKKPVGIFTERDMVKYLCRNTDHGKIKIEKLMSKSLVTVKKDINIYELYDLLINNNIRHLVVIDEDDNTVGIITQTDIISNLGLEYFFDIKDISKIMTKNLTTVPENSLLPDIISKMADHSFSCIIVERDKKPIGIFTERDVVDLYNRGVDLKTLTVDKVMSSPVITVNAKIPLYRAVKMMNHNRIRRLVVVDDKGIITGLITQYDIVKGLEAKYIEFLKDIISQKEKMLEETENDLIEKTAYLENILSSSTNMAIIASHLDFQILYCNPAAENIFGYNVEKLSKTDLKKILEKENLEEIRFNRAMALIQDKGDYDFMIEQQKKDGTCFIESRLSGIWDKRNRLIGYVLISRDITERKRAEQRLEHMAHFDLLTDIPNRVLFFDRLNHAINEANREKIMVGLLFIDLDGFKSINDRMGHLIGDLVLKTSAEKLKKCVRKSDTVARISGDEFAIVLSKIKGKKDAEFVARKIIRNFSKPFSINGHKMSIGVSIGISMQHYNGKGSEKKLLNDADTAMYYVKEQGKNNYKFFGE